GCACCGTGTTGTCCTTCTGGTCGCGGCCCATCGGAATGCACACCAGCGGGACACCGGCCGCGAGAGCCTTGATCATCGTGCCGTGGCCGGCGTGAGTGATGACGACGGATGCCTCGGTGAGTATTCGGCTGTGCGGCGCCGCCTGAACGACCTCGACATTGGGTGGCGCCTCGATTTCGTCCGGATCCACCGCAGTGCCGGTGGTCATGAGCCCCCGCACGGGGAGCTGGCCCAGTGCCCGAGCGATGCGCTGGAGCAGGCCGACCTGGTGTTGGAAGATCGAACTGGTGGCGACGAGGACGAGCGGGTCGGTGCCCTGAGAATGCCACTCGGCGGCTGCCCAAGCGGGGTCGTCGAGCTGCGGCCCGACGTATCTGACATTGGCTGGCAGCCGGGGGGCGACGAAGTCGAACGACGGACTGGTCATGACCAGGACCTTGGTGCATCGGTCGAACAACTCGAATACGTCGTGCAGCGGCGGCTGTCCGTAGCTTGCCACCACGGCGTTGAGCCGTGGCAGGGTGCGGCCGACGAGCCACGAAACGGCCCTCGGGGCCAGCGTGTCCCTCGCCCGGCGAAGCACGCCCGGACCCGGCGACCAGCCGGTCCCCATCAGGGGCAGGCCCGGTGTGGGCCGCAGGTAGATCTGTGCAAGCAGAGCGGCGGTCGGTAGGCCGGTCGACTGGGCCCCGATCAGGATTCCCGGGAGGGGATCCGCCAGGACGGCATCCACGGGGAACTCGCGAATGGTCGCCACGACGTCACCGGCGAAGCGCCTGGTCATGTCCTTCCCGGCGTAGTCTTTGACCGCCCGGAAGGCGCGCAGGGGGTTGCGCCCCTCCATCGCGGCGATCAGGGCGGTCTGCTCGGCTCGGGAGTTGACGTGGGGCGCATCCCTCCACGGGCTGAACGCGCAACCAGCCGATCTGGCCGACGCTTCGATCGTCGGATCGGCCAGTACCCGCACCTGATGGCCCCGCCGAACGAGTTCGGCGGCGAGACCGAGGGCCGGCGGAACGGTCCCTCCGCCGTCGATCATCGCCAACAGGAACCGGGCACCGCCATGCCCCAGGCGTTCAGCCATCAGTTGCCGCCGCTCGCCCTATCAGGGTGCGCCGCGCTGATCATCAGCGTCTCGCCGATCATGAGACACACCCGAGCGGCGCCAGCGACCGCGCCTGCGCGGCGAAGCTGAGGTGCTCGGCGGCCGCCGCGAGCCTGGCGCCGTGAGTTCGAGTGCGCGGTTTCATCGGCATCGAAGTCGCACCCGCCTACGCCACCGGGATCGGCCGGGCTGGCGCGTGCCCGAAGTACATCAGCTCCCAGATGGCGTCGTCGGAGAACTCCTCGACCTGCTCGCCCGACCGGAACACCGTGACCGTCATCGGGCCGGCAAAGCGCAGGTACGCGCCGTCGAAATGGGCCAGCTTCGCCAGCAGGCGTTTCGCGCGCGGCATCCCGTCGACCATGAGGGCCCTGGCGAGGTCGCGCTCTCGGGTGAACGTGACCACGACCTTCTCGTCGCCGTGCTCGTAGATGTAGCGGACGACGGATGCCACGGGCTTGCCGGTGAGGTCGTCGGTGTAGACGCCCTCGGTCTCGAACTGCACCAGCGACGCGTCATCCGCGACGATCTGGCCATCGCGCGCCAGCATGAAGACCGGAATCGTCTGGTGGCCGAACTCCTCGACGGCCGTGATGTACGACGCGATGACACTGTACGGGCCGGCCTGGCCACGGGCCCAGTACCAGTCGTGGATGATCTTCAGCAGGCCCACGTTGCCC
The Agromyces albus DNA segment above includes these coding regions:
- a CDS encoding glycosyltransferase — protein: MAERLGHGGARFLLAMIDGGGTVPPALGLAAELVRRGHQVRVLADPTIEASARSAGCAFSPWRDAPHVNSRAEQTALIAAMEGRNPLRAFRAVKDYAGKDMTRRFAGDVVATIREFPVDAVLADPLPGILIGAQSTGLPTAALLAQIYLRPTPGLPLMGTGWSPGPGVLRRARDTLAPRAVSWLVGRTLPRLNAVVASYGQPPLHDVFELFDRCTKVLVMTSPSFDFVAPRLPANVRYVGPQLDDPAWAAAEWHSQGTDPLVLVATSSIFQHQVGLLQRIARALGQLPVRGLMTTGTAVDPDEIEAPPNVEVVQAAPHSRILTEASVVITHAGHGTMIKALAAGVPLVCIPMGRDQKDNTVRALQHGSCVRLSAKSTPDKIAAAVADLLDDPHYAAAARRFADILAQEAATMPSAADEAEAMVRG